Proteins from one Hyperolius riggenbachi isolate aHypRig1 chromosome 4, aHypRig1.pri, whole genome shotgun sequence genomic window:
- the LOC137571064 gene encoding uncharacterized protein encodes MDPEGMEQEEVFSRRQGTDPSQGEAFFGLVEGTSTSLDRPSLELSNRMHSDNRCKCNRVGGTLQEYASPGSMVSNSKQHAIEQQRVGSSQIGSRTFLLIPPDETCVDPDRQFFSSGIPEQAGGYQECFPLESDSKDNVLGGTMDLFSKSYTFERFSKLHGRFPQSGDFVTGRVEPSPGSVSRDSAEMGQSRHRLICFQAQQQMPSVLFPLSGGQLKGHRCLLNQVGVSSGLCLSTNYSDSESTEQNNAGEGQSDIDNSFLAKKTLVFAAEKVSCRGSLDITEQTRLTISGPVLPSTADHVQANSVEPEWTLLKQKGFSEELIKTLICSRKEVTRKMYAKAWRTYSDWCSRKGVSRTLISSVLEFLQAGFAMGLSISTLKVQTAALSVFLEKKLSEDRFIIQFFHATSRLKPKQRIRTPPWDLNTVLQAFSLHPFEPLSEISEKNLTLKAVFLLAICSARRVNEIQALSIDEPYCIVSDDHFKDGPYLSTKSGLGFSPVTGDLLTFFLSKSFK; translated from the coding sequence ATGGATCCTGAGGGTATGGAACAAGAAGAAGTCTTCTCTAGACGACAGGGTACTGATCCCTCCCAAGGTGAAGCTTTCTTTGGACTGGTGGAAGGAACAAGTACATCTCTCGACAGGCCGTCTCTGGAACTTTCCAACAGAATGCATTCTGACAACAGATGCAAGTGCAATAGGGTGGGGGGCACACTTCAAGAATATGCCAGCCCAGGGTCTATGGTCTCAAACTCTAAGCAGCATGCCATCGAACAACAGAGAGTTGGAAGCAGTCAGATTGGCTCTAGAACATTTCTCCTCATTCCTCCAGATGAAACATGTGTTGATCCAGACAGACAATTCTTCAGTAGTGGCATACCTGAACAGGCAGGGGGGTACCAGGAGTGCTTCCCTTTGGAGTCAGACTCAAAGGATAATGTCCTGGGCGGAACAATGGACTTGTTCTCTAAAAGCTATACATTTGAAAGGTTCTCGAAATTGCATGGCAGATTTCCTCAGTCGGGAGACTTTGTTACAGGACGAGTGGAGCCTTCACCAGGAAGTGTTTCAAGAGATTCTGCAGAAATGGGGCAGTCCAGACATAGACTTATTTGCTTCCAAGCACAACAACAAATGCCCTCAGTTCTGTTCCCTCTCTCGGGAGGACAACTCAAAGGTCATAGATGCCTTCTCAATCAAGTGGGAGTTTCCTCTGGTCTATGCCTTTCCACCAATTACAGTGATTCCGAAAGTACTGAACAAAATAATGCAGGAGAAGGTCAGAGCGATATTGATAACTCCTTTTTGGCCAAAAAGACCTTGGTTTTCGCTGCTGAAAAGGTTAGCTGTAGAGGATCCCTGGATATTACCGAACAGACCAGACTTACTATCTCAGGGCCCGTTCTTCCATCCACAGCTGACCATGTTCAAGCTAACAGCGTGGAACCTGAATGGACACTCCTGAAACAAAAGGGATTTTCAGAAGAACTTATAAAAACTTTGATTTGCAGCAGAAAGGAggtaactagaaaaatgtatgcgaaGGCTTGGAGAACTTATTCTGATTGGTGCTCAAGGAAAGGGGTCTCAAGAACTTTGATATCCTCTGTATTAGAGTTTTTACAGGCAGGATTCGCAATGGGCCTAAGCATCAGCACATTAAAAGTACAGACGGCTGCATTAAGTGTATTCTTGGAGAAAAAATTATCAGAAGATCGCTTTATAATTCAGTTCTTCCATGCAACGTCTAGGTTGAAACCAAAACAGAGAATAAGGACCCCACCTTGGGATTTAAACACAGTGTTACAGGCTTTTTCATTACATCCCTTTGAGCCattatcagaaatatcggagaaAAACCTTACTTTGAAGGCAGTGTTTCTACTAGCAATTTGTTCTGCAAGGCGTGTAAACGAGATCCAGGCCTTGTCGATTGATGAACCATACTGCATTGTTTCAGACGATCACTTTAAAGATGGACCCTACCTTTCTACCAAAAGTGGTCTCGGATTTTCACCGGTCACAGGAGATTTACTTACCTTCTTTTTGTCCAAATCCTTCAAATga